One genomic window of Magnetococcales bacterium includes the following:
- a CDS encoding mechanosensitive ion channel has translation MKKIFQPVIALLTLLIVIPAMVFAGELAGSDTLAARKKSLQESTLLLSQAQREFELLKDDQKKRLSELQADHVDRNLVEQGRLDFEAARMSVESADVDLQSLTSVIKAEEAAITQLQRQIQALKSATGQDAETARKEQLPTLEMELAEKERLLSLDRQRLGTLEKLRKVAQLRHLLALEWVETLQDHFTTIQRKNQQEAQEQILAELQKKIMALRDKMVEWRGEIGSLPGDSSEVNGKRQLLEWRIFLAEERIRYFQLEIHIAELRSQRGPENDSLPGTETSTSEIQSRLDGLTGFLADSKAALDLLRRKEEVLNQLLTVTEKRPTTEWFKSLQTTDIQGLIQSYGGLRETVEGLRRTASKEQSSVRHMLSAQIRADLLTRQILPATVEEWQTLGAGLMAFPGELGNKGTAAFEDFGRAFKEAPLYSLGLLFALETLWLALALWVRGKMVKQQGGSESEEEVSFGRATALRVGLMIRKNFWILLPAGGLAIAVPVLELTPPGSVVLYTLAALPPAIGIGLQAMRFFLIEFNPNAGIAQIRRFRIMAAVLVLGSVYSGMVALTHAMTFAQPLQDLLDRLFMVFLFLGILPIFGLRQGVISGLSERLGEGYWMQVIRFLSLIIPLSFLASATIGLAGYVNLGWVAGKYISWLILVLVTWSILHGLWDDLNVYLKNRINLQVRNGLFWIQSVLDPIYRIVRLLLFAGAWFGLFFLYGWDIQSKPVQLLIKAWSWVLFDWGKTPIQVSDLALLIVLIGGFVWLSRWVRQLTYRVMFRKVADVGIRHSLSVFAQYAVVILGFLFTLRYMGIDLTNLAIVAGALGVGMGFGLQNVANNFVSGLLLLLERPIRTGDIIQASAKEGEVTKIGIRAVTLKTWDNHEVIIPNSEIASNTFTNWTHSNPVIRTFFLVGVHYDADPHHAIRVIREALKENEYILEDPEPVVWLSNFGASSVDLHVHYFSDWRVRKPMAIKSQALLQIWDRFKEEGIQIPYPQQDVYLKEVPDPWGCPVKSEPHPGMEEQLEKQQGEKENGNPE, from the coding sequence ATGAAGAAAATCTTTCAACCGGTTATTGCTCTCCTTACACTCCTCATCGTCATACCGGCGATGGTGTTCGCAGGCGAATTGGCGGGTTCGGATACCTTGGCGGCGCGTAAAAAGAGCCTTCAGGAATCCACCCTCCTTCTGAGCCAGGCCCAGCGGGAGTTTGAACTCCTTAAGGATGATCAGAAAAAGCGCCTGTCTGAGCTGCAAGCGGATCATGTTGACCGTAACTTGGTGGAACAGGGGCGTCTTGATTTCGAAGCGGCCCGCATGAGCGTGGAAAGCGCCGATGTTGATCTACAAAGTCTGACCAGCGTCATCAAAGCCGAAGAAGCCGCCATCACTCAGCTCCAGCGTCAGATTCAAGCCCTGAAAAGCGCCACGGGCCAGGATGCCGAAACGGCCCGCAAGGAACAGCTGCCCACCCTGGAAATGGAACTTGCCGAAAAGGAAAGACTCCTCTCCCTCGACAGGCAACGACTTGGGACTCTGGAGAAACTGCGAAAGGTTGCACAACTGCGGCACCTGTTGGCATTGGAGTGGGTGGAGACGTTACAAGATCACTTCACCACGATCCAGAGAAAAAACCAACAAGAGGCGCAGGAACAGATCCTTGCCGAACTCCAGAAAAAAATCATGGCGCTACGCGACAAAATGGTCGAGTGGCGCGGCGAGATCGGCTCTTTGCCGGGGGACTCCAGCGAAGTCAACGGAAAACGACAGTTGTTGGAGTGGCGTATTTTCTTGGCCGAAGAGCGCATCCGTTACTTCCAATTGGAAATCCACATAGCAGAACTCCGGAGTCAACGAGGACCTGAAAATGATTCTCTTCCTGGCACGGAGACGTCAACTTCTGAAATCCAGTCCCGATTGGACGGACTGACGGGCTTCCTGGCCGACTCCAAGGCGGCCTTGGACCTCCTGCGCCGAAAAGAGGAAGTTCTGAACCAGCTATTGACTGTCACCGAAAAGCGGCCAACAACCGAATGGTTCAAATCATTGCAGACCACGGATATCCAGGGGCTGATTCAATCCTATGGCGGTTTGAGGGAAACGGTCGAGGGTTTGCGCCGGACCGCCTCGAAGGAACAAAGTTCCGTGCGCCACATGCTTTCGGCGCAAATTCGCGCCGACCTTCTAACTCGGCAGATATTGCCCGCCACCGTTGAGGAATGGCAGACCCTTGGAGCGGGCTTGATGGCGTTTCCTGGAGAACTGGGCAACAAAGGCACGGCCGCGTTTGAAGATTTTGGCAGGGCGTTCAAGGAGGCGCCGCTGTATTCATTGGGTCTGCTGTTCGCCCTGGAAACCCTTTGGTTGGCTCTGGCCTTGTGGGTTCGTGGCAAGATGGTCAAACAACAGGGAGGCTCGGAATCAGAGGAAGAAGTCAGCTTTGGGAGAGCCACGGCGTTACGCGTTGGCCTCATGATCCGGAAAAATTTTTGGATTCTTCTTCCGGCTGGCGGACTTGCCATCGCGGTTCCTGTCTTGGAATTGACTCCCCCTGGAAGCGTGGTTCTCTACACCCTGGCCGCCCTCCCGCCGGCCATTGGAATTGGCCTTCAGGCCATGCGGTTTTTTCTGATCGAATTCAACCCAAACGCGGGAATTGCCCAGATACGCCGTTTTAGAATCATGGCCGCCGTGCTGGTATTGGGAAGCGTCTATTCCGGCATGGTGGCACTAACCCATGCCATGACCTTTGCCCAGCCGTTGCAGGACCTGCTGGACAGACTGTTCATGGTATTCCTGTTTCTGGGCATTCTCCCCATCTTCGGCTTGCGACAGGGGGTCATTTCAGGCCTGTCTGAACGTCTGGGTGAAGGTTACTGGATGCAGGTCATACGATTCTTGAGCCTCATCATCCCGCTTTCCTTTCTGGCTTCGGCGACCATTGGCTTGGCCGGATACGTCAATCTTGGATGGGTGGCCGGAAAATATATCTCCTGGTTGATCCTGGTCCTGGTGACCTGGTCGATACTCCATGGCCTCTGGGATGATCTGAATGTCTACCTGAAAAACCGCATCAATCTCCAGGTCAGGAATGGTCTGTTCTGGATCCAGAGCGTACTCGATCCGATTTACCGGATCGTTCGACTGCTGCTGTTTGCCGGAGCTTGGTTCGGGCTGTTTTTTCTTTATGGATGGGACATCCAGTCCAAACCGGTTCAATTGCTCATCAAGGCCTGGTCGTGGGTTTTGTTCGACTGGGGTAAAACACCTATCCAGGTTTCGGATCTGGCGTTGTTGATCGTATTGATCGGCGGGTTTGTCTGGCTGAGCCGTTGGGTTCGGCAACTGACCTATCGGGTGATGTTTCGGAAGGTCGCCGATGTTGGTATCCGACACAGCCTTTCCGTCTTTGCCCAGTATGCTGTCGTTATTCTTGGTTTTTTGTTCACCCTGCGCTACATGGGAATCGATCTGACCAACCTGGCTATTGTGGCCGGCGCATTGGGCGTGGGCATGGGTTTCGGCCTTCAGAACGTGGCCAACAATTTCGTCAGTGGACTGCTTCTTCTGTTGGAGAGGCCCATTCGAACAGGAGATATCATTCAGGCCAGCGCCAAGGAAGGGGAAGTTACCAAGATCGGTATTCGGGCGGTTACCCTCAAAACCTGGGACAATCATGAGGTCATCATTCCCAACTCGGAGATCGCCTCCAACACCTTTACCAACTGGACACACAGCAACCCTGTTATTCGAACGTTTTTCCTGGTGGGTGTGCATTACGATGCCGATCCCCACCACGCCATCCGTGTCATTCGTGAGGCCCTGAAGGAGAACGAATACATTCTGGAGGATCCCGAACCAGTGGTTTGGCTTAGCAATTTTGGCGCATCATCAGTAGACCTCCATGTCCATTATTTTTCCGATTGGCGCGTTCGCAAACCCATGGCCATCAAGTCTCAGGCGCTTCTTCAGATCTGGGACCGGTTCAAAGAGGAAGGCATCCAAATTCCCTATCCCCAACAGGACGTCTACCTGAAGGAGGTTCCGGATCCATGGGGGTGTCCCGTGAAATCCGAACCCCATCCAGGGATGGAGGAACAGCTGGAAAAACAACAGGGGGAGAAGGAAAATGGAAATCCAGAATAG
- a CDS encoding zinc transporter ZntB, which produces MEIQNSLIHAFILDGQGGGRPMDWDEIRSWTPEQGFLWVHLQLAYQESRDWLQKESGLDAILTEALLDSDGDPRFVKEGEGLLAMMRGVNLNRGADPEDMAFLNLWIDQNRAISLRREKLMSVQDIRREIEANKGPKDGGGLLVRLLDRLLDRMEPVMDDLEKELDEIEVQSAQAVSEDLSVKLLALRHEVIGLRRYLIPQRRALAALYREPVPWLKKVHKRWIREKDDQIQRFLADLESYRDRAIAVRDEISSRLSERMNRAMYMLSVVTGVFLPLGFLTGLLGINVGGMPGVEYKWAFWVVCGLLAGVTGFSLWTFRRLKWI; this is translated from the coding sequence ATGGAAATCCAGAATAGCCTGATTCATGCATTTATCCTGGATGGCCAGGGTGGTGGACGTCCCATGGATTGGGATGAAATCAGATCCTGGACTCCGGAGCAGGGCTTTTTATGGGTACATCTTCAATTGGCCTATCAGGAGAGCCGTGACTGGTTGCAAAAGGAGAGTGGCCTGGACGCCATCTTGACCGAAGCGCTTCTTGATTCGGATGGAGATCCTCGATTTGTGAAGGAAGGCGAAGGTCTGCTGGCCATGATGCGGGGTGTCAACCTGAACCGGGGCGCTGATCCGGAGGATATGGCGTTTCTGAACCTTTGGATCGACCAGAACCGCGCCATTTCCCTGCGTCGGGAAAAATTGATGTCGGTCCAGGACATCCGGAGGGAGATTGAAGCGAACAAAGGTCCAAAAGATGGGGGCGGGTTATTGGTTCGCTTGCTGGATCGTCTTTTGGACAGGATGGAACCGGTCATGGATGATCTGGAAAAGGAGTTGGATGAGATAGAGGTTCAGAGCGCCCAGGCAGTGAGCGAGGATCTTAGTGTTAAGCTCCTCGCCTTACGACATGAGGTGATCGGATTGCGGCGATATCTCATTCCCCAACGTCGGGCACTCGCGGCCCTTTATCGGGAGCCGGTACCCTGGCTGAAAAAAGTCCACAAACGGTGGATCCGGGAGAAAGATGATCAGATCCAGCGTTTTCTGGCAGACCTGGAATCCTACCGGGATCGTGCCATCGCAGTCCGAGATGAGATCAGCAGTCGCCTTTCGGAGCGGATGAACCGGGCCATGTACATGCTTTCCGTGGTGACCGGGGTGTTTCTGCCCCTGGGGTTTCTCACCGGACTTCTGGGAATTAATGTTGGTGGCATGCCCGGGGTGGAGTACAAGTGGGCGTTCTGGGTCGTTTGCGGTCTTCTCGCTGGCGTCACAGGCTTCAGCCTTTGGACCTTTCGCCGGTTGAAATGGATTTGA
- a CDS encoding LysR family transcriptional regulator, protein MDIDLLKTFLEVNRTRHFARASRNLFITQSAISTRIKQLEEILGVRLFTRKRNDIQLTPAGQRFLKGAEGLISLWEETRKSVTLDESSQPTLVIGAQPSLWDSYLPEWIETLRRDFSNMAIRCETHGGEALVQSLLGRTIDVGFMFEPPKLRELLVKEVITVELVMVSTKSGISAQEAITEDYVNYLMVDWGLSFTIEHARWFPELPPPFLHLDRGRMAYDFLKKFGGASYLAKTMVEDDLEAGTLHLVQDAVPFKRIAYAVYTGKSDNLVTVEEALTHLKAI, encoded by the coding sequence ATGGATATCGATCTGCTGAAGACATTTTTGGAGGTGAATCGGACCCGTCATTTTGCGCGGGCGTCCCGTAACCTGTTCATTACCCAGTCCGCCATCAGCACCCGGATCAAGCAGTTGGAGGAGATCCTGGGGGTTCGCCTTTTCACCCGAAAGCGCAACGATATCCAACTGACCCCGGCCGGGCAGCGATTTTTGAAGGGGGCGGAGGGGCTTATCAGCTTATGGGAAGAAACCCGCAAAAGCGTGACCCTGGATGAAAGCAGCCAGCCCACACTGGTCATTGGCGCACAACCCAGTCTTTGGGACTCCTACCTTCCCGAATGGATCGAGACCCTGCGGCGTGATTTTTCCAATATGGCGATCCGATGTGAGACCCACGGGGGAGAGGCGTTGGTTCAAAGTCTGTTGGGCAGGACGATCGATGTTGGCTTTATGTTTGAACCACCAAAACTGCGGGAGCTTCTGGTCAAGGAGGTGATTACGGTGGAACTGGTGATGGTCTCCACCAAATCAGGAATCAGCGCCCAGGAAGCGATCACAGAGGACTACGTCAACTACCTGATGGTGGACTGGGGGCTATCCTTCACCATTGAGCATGCCCGATGGTTTCCGGAGTTGCCACCACCGTTCCTCCACCTGGATCGTGGGCGGATGGCCTACGATTTCTTGAAAAAATTTGGCGGGGCCTCGTATTTGGCCAAAACCATGGTTGAAGATGATCTGGAAGCGGGTACATTGCACCTAGTGCAGGACGCAGTACCGTTCAAGCGGATTGCCTACGCGGTTTACACCGGCAAGAGTGATAATCTGGTCACTGTGGAAGAGGCATTAACCCATTTAAAAGCAATATGA